From Microthrixaceae bacterium, one genomic window encodes:
- a CDS encoding GNAT family N-acetyltransferase — protein MVSDRYRMHRLRSGDEWVLGTLARGNARFGDGSEQDWLPPLGSEEASKFVNDPRTLCVVAIDMSTNHIAGFVYGCVLYRRHTKLEHLCVYELGVDIDHRKEGVGPLLLEGIAGEARKMGIDRGFVITSESNREAVKLYSDFGASRSPGNDLLFGLHF, from the coding sequence GTGGTTAGTGATCGCTATCGAATGCACCGACTCCGCTCCGGAGATGAATGGGTACTGGGGACCCTGGCTCGCGGCAACGCTCGTTTCGGCGACGGCAGCGAGCAGGACTGGTTGCCCCCGCTCGGAAGTGAGGAGGCGTCCAAGTTCGTCAACGACCCTCGCACGCTTTGCGTGGTGGCCATCGACATGTCCACCAACCACATCGCCGGGTTCGTCTACGGCTGCGTGTTGTATCGGCGCCACACCAAGCTCGAGCACCTGTGCGTTTATGAGTTGGGCGTCGACATCGACCATCGCAAGGAGGGCGTCGGCCCGCTCCTACTCGAAGGCATCGCCGGCGAGGCCCGCAAGATGGGCATCGACCGCGGCTTCGTGATCACCTCGGAGTCGAACCGCGAAGCGGTCAAGCTGTACAGCGACTTCGGGGCCAGCCGCAGCCCGGGCAACGACCTGCTGTTCGGCCTCCACTTCTGA
- a CDS encoding nitronate monooxygenase codes for MSDAPSETAGPDPLRTRFCDLVGCRLPIVQTGMGWVSGANLTAATVAAGGLGILASITMTSAEFRAAVTKVSETSDGPFGVNLRAGQPDLTERIAWAADQGVKVFSFAGAPTKDAIARIHDAGALVMPTVGARRHAEKMLEWGVDAVIAQGGEGGGHTGEVPTSLLLPQVVEAVGDDIPVLGAGGFHSGRGLVAALAYGADGVAMGTRFLLTAESRVPDGIKGRYTDASVFDTVVTVALDGAPQRVIRTELIDGLEKASIFTRLPKAALKALEFRKQTGTSLKDLVKEGLAMRKSQDLTWPQLAMAANAPMLIKTALVDGDPTVGVLPTGQVTGLIDDLPTVAELLERIEADARAALVRLACGS; via the coding sequence ATGTCTGACGCCCCATCAGAAACCGCTGGCCCGGATCCGCTGCGCACTCGCTTCTGCGACCTGGTCGGCTGCCGCCTCCCGATCGTTCAGACCGGGATGGGATGGGTGTCGGGGGCCAACCTCACCGCCGCCACCGTGGCCGCCGGTGGGCTCGGGATCTTGGCGTCCATCACAATGACCTCCGCTGAGTTCCGTGCCGCAGTGACCAAGGTGAGCGAGACCTCCGACGGGCCTTTCGGGGTGAACCTGCGCGCTGGCCAGCCCGACCTGACCGAGAGGATCGCCTGGGCCGCTGACCAGGGGGTGAAGGTGTTCTCCTTCGCCGGTGCTCCCACCAAGGACGCCATTGCCCGCATCCATGACGCGGGTGCGTTGGTGATGCCTACGGTGGGGGCCCGCCGTCACGCCGAGAAGATGTTGGAGTGGGGCGTCGACGCGGTGATCGCCCAAGGAGGCGAGGGTGGAGGACACACCGGTGAGGTCCCCACATCGCTGCTGTTGCCGCAGGTGGTCGAAGCCGTTGGCGATGACATCCCGGTGCTGGGTGCCGGTGGTTTCCACTCGGGGCGAGGGCTGGTCGCGGCCCTGGCCTACGGTGCCGACGGCGTGGCGATGGGAACCCGCTTCTTGTTGACCGCAGAGAGCCGGGTGCCCGATGGCATCAAGGGCCGTTACACCGATGCCTCGGTGTTCGACACGGTGGTGACCGTCGCCCTCGACGGGGCACCCCAGCGGGTGATCCGCACCGAATTGATCGACGGCCTGGAGAAGGCATCGATCTTCACCCGCCTGCCCAAGGCGGCGCTGAAGGCCCTCGAGTTCCGCAAGCAGACGGGCACGTCGCTCAAGGACCTGGTGAAGGAGGGCTTGGCGATGCGCAAGAGCCAAGACCTGACCTGGCCGCAATTGGCCATGGCCGCCAACGCGCCGATGCTGATCAAGACGGCGCTGGTGGACGGTGACCCGACGGTGGGGGTGCTGCCCACCGGCCAGGTCACCGGCCTGATCGACGACCTACCCACCGTCGCCGAGTTGTTGGAGCGCATCGAGGCCGACGCCCGCGCTGCCCTGGTTCGCCTCGCCTGCGGATCCTGA
- a CDS encoding acyl-CoA dehydrogenase family protein, with product MDLTWSADEERFRTEVRTWLETELSAWRTRHDDRILSGDTHEGFAQHLDWERTLFNAGYAAVSWPTEVGGRGASRWEWLIFEEEYYRAGGPQRVTQNGIFLLAPTVFEFGTAEQQAHILPRMAAGDDLWCQGWSEPNAGSDLASLTSRAIRDDARGGWVLNGQKTWTTRGAFCTHLFGLFRTDPASERHKGLTYLLVPLDLAGVTVRGFGRLDGDEGFAEVFFEDAFLPDDAIPGGVVLGDEGQGWSVAMATTSSERGLTLRSPGRFCATADRLVSLYRERSGGAGADQLDPGLRDRVVQGWMEAEAYRLQTLQTVTDDAEGRSAGAASSFVKLWWSELDVKLHETAMDILGPEAELDGTWSKGWQFALSGPIYAGTNEIQRNIAAERVLGLPRK from the coding sequence ATGGACCTGACCTGGAGCGCCGACGAGGAACGGTTCCGCACCGAGGTGCGAACCTGGCTCGAGACCGAACTTTCCGCCTGGCGAACCCGCCACGACGACCGGATTCTCTCGGGCGACACCCACGAGGGCTTCGCCCAGCACCTGGACTGGGAACGGACCCTGTTCAACGCCGGGTACGCCGCGGTGTCGTGGCCCACCGAGGTGGGCGGGCGAGGGGCCAGCCGCTGGGAGTGGCTCATCTTCGAGGAGGAGTACTACCGCGCCGGAGGGCCTCAACGGGTCACCCAGAACGGCATCTTCCTGTTGGCCCCCACCGTCTTCGAGTTCGGAACCGCCGAACAACAGGCCCACATCCTGCCCCGCATGGCGGCCGGAGACGACCTTTGGTGCCAGGGGTGGAGCGAACCCAACGCCGGCTCGGACCTGGCCTCGCTGACCAGCCGGGCCATCAGAGACGACGCCCGTGGCGGCTGGGTGCTCAACGGACAGAAGACGTGGACCACCAGGGGAGCCTTCTGCACCCACCTGTTCGGCCTGTTTCGGACGGATCCGGCCAGCGAACGACACAAGGGCCTCACCTACCTGTTGGTGCCCCTCGATCTGGCCGGGGTGACGGTGCGGGGCTTCGGTCGCCTCGATGGTGACGAGGGCTTCGCAGAGGTCTTCTTCGAGGATGCCTTTCTGCCCGACGACGCCATTCCCGGAGGTGTGGTGCTGGGCGATGAGGGCCAGGGTTGGTCGGTGGCCATGGCCACCACCTCCTCGGAGCGGGGCCTCACGCTGCGCTCTCCCGGGCGATTCTGTGCCACCGCAGACCGCTTGGTCTCGCTGTACCGCGAGCGTTCGGGCGGCGCCGGAGCCGACCAGCTCGATCCCGGCCTGCGCGACCGCGTCGTTCAAGGGTGGATGGAGGCCGAGGCCTATCGGCTCCAAACCCTACAGACCGTCACCGACGATGCCGAGGGGCGTTCGGCCGGGGCAGCGTCCAGCTTCGTGAAACTTTGGTGGTCCGAGCTCGACGTCAAGCTGCACGAGACGGCCATGGACATCTTGGGTCCCGAAGCCGAACTGGACGGCACCTGGTCCAAGGGCTGGCAGTTCGCTCTCTCCGGGCCCATCTACGCCGGGACCAACGAGATCCAACGCAACATCGCGGCCGAGCGCGTCCTCGGCTTGCCCAGGAAGTAG
- a CDS encoding acyl-CoA dehydrogenase family protein: protein MRFAFTDDQIAFRDAVRDLLSNECAPEVVRAAWPSEADAHGARKGEGARAEAERVAKVWSDLAEMGVLGVAVAEKHGGLGLGELDWVLLAEETGYAALPHPFVETAAVVAPLLGQVGDPHGVLAELIDGTRQAGVVPLTTSLVPWGDAVTYLVALDHHPSASGPWVARRITGGVAVGDDPDHRRHLADAMDAGRRVVALGAWQAEGELGTTLDAERAFNRGALGVAAQLVGLGRRMLDLTVDYVAERRQFGTPVGAQQAVKHHLADVAMQLRFAAPAVYGAAWAMANGSPTASRDVSMAKALASDAARLAVRQTLQCSGAIGYTVEYDLHLYLKRAEALSRAWGDAAWHRRRVGEALGI, encoded by the coding sequence GTGCGCTTTGCCTTCACCGACGATCAGATCGCGTTCCGCGACGCCGTCAGGGATCTGCTCTCCAACGAGTGCGCACCCGAGGTGGTCCGAGCCGCGTGGCCATCAGAGGCCGATGCCCACGGAGCCCGCAAGGGCGAAGGGGCCCGAGCCGAAGCCGAGCGGGTGGCCAAGGTGTGGTCCGACCTGGCCGAGATGGGTGTCCTGGGAGTTGCGGTCGCCGAGAAGCACGGCGGGCTCGGTCTGGGCGAACTGGACTGGGTGCTGCTGGCCGAGGAGACCGGATACGCGGCGTTGCCCCACCCCTTCGTGGAGACCGCCGCCGTGGTGGCCCCGTTGCTGGGACAGGTCGGTGACCCCCATGGGGTGCTTGCCGAACTGATCGACGGCACCCGTCAGGCCGGCGTGGTGCCGCTCACCACCTCGCTTGTCCCGTGGGGTGATGCTGTCACCTACCTGGTAGCGCTGGACCACCATCCCTCGGCTTCCGGGCCCTGGGTTGCCCGCCGGATCACCGGCGGGGTGGCGGTGGGGGACGATCCCGATCACCGCCGCCACCTAGCCGACGCCATGGACGCCGGTCGCCGCGTGGTGGCCCTGGGGGCGTGGCAGGCCGAAGGCGAACTCGGGACCACCCTCGACGCCGAACGTGCCTTCAACCGGGGAGCGCTCGGGGTGGCGGCCCAGCTCGTCGGACTGGGCCGGCGGATGCTCGACCTGACCGTCGACTACGTGGCCGAGCGTCGCCAGTTCGGCACGCCGGTCGGTGCGCAACAGGCGGTCAAGCACCACTTGGCGGACGTGGCCATGCAACTTCGCTTCGCCGCCCCTGCCGTGTACGGAGCGGCGTGGGCCATGGCGAACGGATCACCGACGGCCAGCCGTGACGTCTCAATGGCCAAGGCTCTCGCTTCCGATGCTGCTCGCCTCGCCGTTCGTCAGACGCTTCAGTGCTCTGGCGCCATCGGCTACACGGTCGAATACGACCTGCACCTCTATCTGAAGCGAGCCGAAGCCCTGAGCCGGGCCTGGGGTGATGCGGCCTGGCACCGTCGCCGGGTCGGTGAGGCTCTCGGCATCTGA
- a CDS encoding acetyl-CoA C-acetyltransferase, with product MAEAYIVDAVRTPVGRRGGSLSTIHPADLGAASIKALLDRTGIDPGAVEDVVFGNVDSVGGQAGDIARTCWLVAGGPEHVPGTTVDRQCGSAQQAVHFAAQAVMAGVNDLVVAGGVQQMSQIPISSAMTLAADLGFPDPFSTSPGWVERYGTGEVSQFRGAELIAEKWGISRDEMEQFAVESHERAIAAQAQGRFDGEITPLNGLDRDEGPREPNWEKIRSLPTLVEGGRITAAMASQISDASASILIASEQAVKDHDLTPRARIHHMSVRGDDPIFMLSAPIPATRYALEKTGMSMDDIDAVEINEAFASVVLAWAKELQPDMATVNPNGGAIALGHPLGATGARLMTTMLNHLEKTGGRYGLQTMCEGGGQANVTIIERLG from the coding sequence ATGGCCGAGGCCTACATCGTCGACGCAGTACGGACCCCAGTTGGGCGTCGCGGGGGATCCTTGAGCACCATCCACCCCGCCGACCTTGGGGCCGCTTCGATCAAAGCTCTCTTGGACCGCACCGGCATCGACCCGGGCGCGGTGGAAGACGTCGTGTTCGGCAACGTGGATTCGGTTGGCGGCCAGGCCGGAGACATCGCTCGTACTTGCTGGCTGGTGGCCGGCGGCCCCGAGCACGTTCCGGGCACCACCGTCGACCGTCAGTGCGGCTCGGCTCAGCAGGCCGTTCACTTCGCGGCACAGGCCGTGATGGCGGGGGTCAACGACCTGGTGGTCGCCGGTGGCGTGCAGCAGATGAGCCAGATCCCGATCAGCTCGGCCATGACGTTGGCCGCCGATCTGGGCTTCCCCGATCCGTTCAGCACGTCGCCGGGCTGGGTTGAGCGTTACGGAACCGGTGAGGTCAGCCAGTTCCGGGGGGCCGAGCTGATCGCCGAGAAGTGGGGCATTTCCCGAGACGAAATGGAGCAGTTCGCGGTCGAGTCCCATGAGCGGGCGATCGCGGCTCAGGCTCAGGGTCGCTTCGACGGTGAGATCACCCCCCTGAACGGACTCGACCGGGACGAAGGGCCACGCGAGCCCAACTGGGAGAAGATCCGGAGCCTTCCCACCTTGGTCGAAGGTGGACGGATCACCGCCGCCATGGCCAGCCAGATCAGCGACGCTTCGGCATCGATCCTGATCGCCTCCGAGCAGGCCGTGAAGGATCACGACCTCACCCCCCGAGCCCGGATCCATCACATGAGCGTGCGGGGCGACGACCCCATCTTCATGCTGAGCGCACCCATCCCTGCCACGCGCTATGCACTGGAAAAGACCGGAATGTCCATGGACGACATCGATGCCGTGGAGATCAACGAGGCTTTCGCCTCGGTGGTGCTGGCCTGGGCCAAGGAACTGCAACCAGACATGGCGACCGTGAACCCCAACGGTGGAGCCATCGCTCTGGGTCATCCGCTGGGAGCCACCGGTGCCCGACTCATGACCACCATGCTCAACCACCTCGAGAAGACCGGTGGCCGCTACGGCCTCCAGACCATGTGCGAGGGTGGTGGCCAGGCCAACGTGACCATCATCGAGCGGCTGGGCTGA